The nucleotide sequence TGAGATTGCAAATTTAACGTTTTTCTCGTTCAAATCATCTAACATTGAGAGTAATTCACTTTCTGTCTGCATATTCCAATATTTATTGTATTCACTGAATGTGATCAAGTAAGGAGGGTCTAAATAGACAAAGTCATTCTCTAGCCACTCCATAGAATTGAAATAGTCCTTAAAATCCAAATTAGACCAGTGTATTGTCCTATGTTTATTTATCACAAAATAGTTGTATAGAGCATCATATACATTTTTGTTAAAGTCTACATTACCTACAGGTAAATTATATTTATCTGATGAGTTAAATCTCAACATTCGGTTAAAACCATAGATTAGTAACACATAAAGTTCTGCAAGGCTTTTATTTTTAGCATTGTTATAGTGGTGTTTCAGTCTATTGAAATTATCTCGATTAAAATGAGCGTAATACGTTTTTTTATATTGTTTCTTCAGTTCTTGTGGAACTATATCTCTCTGAAAGGAGAATGACAGATGATACCTGTTGATTATTGAAGAGATAAGTTTAAAAAAATCTTCTTCTCTGTTCGTGTAAGAACATAAAAATTCATGAAGATCAATGACATGATTGTCAATATCATTCAAAAAATATTCATTCGCTCTTATATTCAGGAAAACAGAACCACCACCAACAAACGGCTCAAAGAACCGATTGATAGTGGAGGGAAAATATTCTTTAATTTCTCTGATGAGTTTATATTTGTCCCCAACATAAAAGAGTGGGGAACGATTTATTTTTTCTTGCTTCATCCACTTTCGTAATAAAAAGTAATTCTTTGTGGTCGTTAAATTCTGTTTTTCCTGTATTGAAAAAACGATGGGAGCATTCAAATGTTTTTGTATCTCCGCATCTGTTCAATATTTCCTCAATCTCTTCAAGTCTTATCTTATTCTCGGAAGAATTACTTTTGGAGTTGTAAGTATTATTGTAGGAAACTACTAGATAACGCGTATTCAGGTTCCGTACCAAGTCTTCAAAACGGCTTCGAGCCTTGACGGTGCAATAAGCACTCATATTCTCCGGTTCCGGTTTAAGAGCTACTCCGTGTAGCTTCGGTTTATCCCATTTAATCAACGTCTCATAGAGATGATAAAAACGGCAATACTGGCGGGAGTTATAAGGAGGATCAATATACACCAAATCTGATTTAATATTTCGCGCCAACAGATTTGCATCTTCTTTGTGAATTTCCACATTCTCAAAACCTTTTGCATCGATCATCCTCATCCGAAGAGGTTGAGGTTTAATCGGTTTCTTGATGTATGCGTCAAAATGCCCCACCGTATTGGCTAATTTGTCGATATTATAAATAAGAGTCGCCAACAATATACTATACTCTTTTCCTGTCAACTCATGTTTCATATCTTCTATATTCTGCCGAATATGTCCGATAAGTTTTGATACACTGTGTTCATAAAACTTTCCGCCGAAATTTTCAGAAAAATAATTTTCCGGAATGGTTTCGGGATCAAGCGAATTGTAACTTGTGATTATACTGCTTACCTTATTCTCATTCCAATTGCCTGTTCCGAAAAATGCTTTATAGATAATGTTATTAGCATATAAGAAATCGTTCACAATGACTTTCTTGTATTTGGATAATGCTCGAGCAGAAATAGTAGCCGTACCAGCAAATATATCTGTAAAGGTCTGCACATTTTTTGTTTCCGTTTCGATCAAATCCATTATCCAGTCAGACAATTTAGCTTTACTGCCGATATACCTCCGACTTTCCAGTGCGATAGGCTTCTGATATATTACATCCTGGAATAAAGAAAGATACTTGCTTCCATAGGCTATTTTATCCTCCGCAACTTTAAGTGCTTCTATGGCAACTTCCGGATATTCTAGGGTACTAACTATTTTGTCGCTTTCCCGCTGAATGAGAAGTTTTGTATCGTCAAAGTTATAAAATTGTGCCAATCGTTGAATTTGCTCGATAGTAGGCAAACGCTTACCGTTTTCGATTCGGCTCAATTGAGTTAAATCAATACCAACGTTCTGCTGAACCTCCTGCAAAGGAACTCCTGCTTCTTCACGTATCTCTTTTAATATGATTCCAACCGCGTACATCCTACTTTTGTTTTTGACAATTATCGGCAAAAATAAGAAATAAAACCCAAACGGACCATATATTTACTCTGGAATTTCGTTCCTTTTTGTTTTTTTACAGAAGAGCATACACGAATTATATGACTATTTATAGCAATGCAGATACGATTTACTACTAACTAACTGACTGACTAACTAACTCATACAAAGCCTTTATTGCAATGACAATCTTGTATCTCACCAATCATAAGAAAAATATAGAGAATCATTGCATATGAACGTCTTTATTGCCAATCCTATTAATTCTTTCCTATAATTCAGATATTAGTCGATATTCATTTGCCGATACTGTTTTTGATGAAGAAACTCCAATTAAAAGTCTGTATTCGTCTATTAATTCCTGCCTTAATTCACTGATTCCTGTTTTATTGAAATTGTAAAATAATTCAAATGTCTTTAGTGCTCTTTCTTTTGTTGTATATTTTCTATCAAAAGAAATATCATAAGCATTTTTTCTTAATTCATAAAGAATCGTTATTACCTCTAAATGCTTAATCGAAACCTCTACGGGGAAAAACATTTGATTACTATCTAAAAAGTCGCTTGTTTCTCTTGCATATTTATCAAACTGAACAACTTTCTCCCAATAATTCACTAGACAATCATCAAAACCAAAAGGAAGAAAGTGTAAGGGCACAAAAAAAGGCTCCTTATTCAGGAACCTTTTTTTGTCGAGAGCGGAAGACGGGGCTCAAACCCGCGACCCTCAGCTTGGAAGGCTAATGCTCTATCAACTGAGCTACTTCCGCATTTGTGTAATTAAGAATGAAAACCATTCATTAATTGTTCTTTTGTATTCCAATCAATCCTCCGATTAATTGTGGGCAGTGATGGATTCGAACCACCGAAGGCGTAGCCAGCTGAGTTACAGTCAGCCCCATTTGTCCACTCTGGTAACTGCCCCTTTACTTATTATTTCAAAGCGAGTGCAAAGATAATGCTTTTAATTGAATCTGCAAGCAAATTGCACCATTTTTATTGCAGTAATTGCTGCTTCGTCTCCTTTATTTCCATGTTTACCTCCAGCTCTGTCTATTGCTTGCTGCATATTATCGGTAGTTAACAGTCCGAATATATAAGGAATATCTCCTACCGAATTCATCTGAGCGAAACCGTTGGTAACTCCCGAACATACATAATCGAAGTGTGGAGTATCTCCTCTTACTACACAGCCTAAGCCAATTACAGCATCAGGGCGAATATTCTCTACAATACGTTTTGTGCCGTATA is from Dysgonomonadaceae bacterium PH5-43 and encodes:
- a CDS encoding 6,7-dimethyl-8-ribityllumazine synthase (product_source=KO:K00794; cath_funfam=3.40.50.960; cog=COG0054; ko=KO:K00794; pfam=PF00885; superfamily=52121; tigrfam=TIGR00114); protein product: MATEFHNLSDYDFSTIPDASDMKFAIVVSEWNEQITSKLQEGAYNTLIKAGAKPENITVAYVPGSFELIYGTKRIVENIRPDAVIGLGCVVRGDTPHFDYVCSGVTNGFAQMNSVGDIPYIFGLLTTDNMQQAIDRAGGKHGNKGDEAAITAIKMVQFACRFN
- a CDS encoding adenine-specific DNA-methyltransferase (product_source=KO:K07318; cath_funfam=1.10.260.40,3.40.50.150; cog=COG3392; ko=KO:K07318; pfam=PF01381,PF02086; smart=SM00530; superfamily=47413,53335) — translated: MYAVGIILKEIREEAGVPLQEVQQNVGIDLTQLSRIENGKRLPTIEQIQRLAQFYNFDDTKLLIQRESDKIVSTLEYPEVAIEALKVAEDKIAYGSKYLSLFQDVIYQKPIALESRRYIGSKAKLSDWIMDLIETETKNVQTFTDIFAGTATISARALSKYKKVIVNDFLYANNIIYKAFFGTGNWNENKVSSIITSYNSLDPETIPENYFSENFGGKFYEHSVSKLIGHIRQNIEDMKHELTGKEYSILLATLIYNIDKLANTVGHFDAYIKKPIKPQPLRMRMIDAKGFENVEIHKEDANLLARNIKSDLVYIDPPYNSRQYCRFYHLYETLIKWDKPKLHGVALKPEPENMSAYCTVKARSRFEDLVRNLNTRYLVVSYNNTYNSKSNSSENKIRLEEIEEILNRCGDTKTFECSHRFFNTGKTEFNDHKELLFITKVDEARKNKSFPTLLCWGQI
- a CDS encoding DNA adenine methylase (product_source=KO:K06223; cath_funfam=3.40.50.150; cog=COG0338; ko=KO:K06223; pfam=PF02086; superfamily=53335; tigrfam=TIGR00571), with amino-acid sequence MKQEKINRSPLFYVGDKYKLIREIKEYFPSTINRFFEPFVGGGSVFLNIRANEYFLNDIDNHVIDLHEFLCSYTNREEDFFKLISSIINRYHLSFSFQRDIVPQELKKQYKKTYYAHFNRDNFNRLKHHYNNAKNKSLAELYVLLIYGFNRMLRFNSSDKYNLPVGNVDFNKNVYDALYNYFVINKHRTIHWSNLDFKDYFNSMEWLENDFVYLDPPYLITFSEYNKYWNMQTESELLSMLDDLNEKNVKFAISNVTHYKGKVNDLFLDWAERYNKHGITSNYISYHDNTIKNFTEVLVTNYQ
- a CDS encoding hypothetical protein (product_source=Hypo-rule applied; superfamily=47090) — its product is MPLHFLPFGFDDCLVNYWEKVVQFDKYARETSDFLDSNQMFFPVEVSIKHLEVITILYELRKNAYDISFDRKYTTKERALKTFELFYNFNKTGISELRQELIDEYRLLIGVSSSKTVSANEYRLISEL